The Flavobacterium jumunjinense genome includes a region encoding these proteins:
- a CDS encoding IS110 family RNA-guided transposase, whose product MTKYKEIFGVDISKDVFDVYGSKSGHNQFENTLKGFINFQESLPQKALVVMEATGYYHYRLAQFLHSKSIAVSVVNPLCVKRFIQMKLAKIKTDKSDAKFICEYGEFNDVTLYNALTETQSECLQLFRLMDSYIKKRTIAKNKLHGEEVLGFPSKHVYHSLNRNKKHLDKEIKAIEDKLMSLVKSDQQEQLTLLKTIPGIGDKTALFLIVITDGFRKFEKASQLCSYVGITPTIRESGSSVKGRSRISKVGNKKLRNLLFLCAFNACKVNRACRQIYERIVNKGKSKKLALIAVANKLLKQSFAIAKSGLPYCETHVSILPK is encoded by the coding sequence ATGACTAAATATAAGGAAATTTTTGGAGTTGACATTAGTAAAGATGTATTTGATGTTTATGGAAGTAAAAGCGGACATAACCAATTTGAAAACACATTAAAAGGCTTTATAAATTTTCAAGAAAGTTTACCCCAAAAAGCATTAGTTGTTATGGAAGCAACAGGTTATTATCATTATAGATTAGCACAGTTTTTACACAGTAAAAGTATAGCTGTTTCAGTTGTAAATCCTTTATGTGTAAAGCGATTTATACAAATGAAATTAGCCAAAATAAAGACCGATAAAAGTGATGCTAAGTTTATTTGTGAGTACGGAGAATTTAACGATGTTACTTTATATAACGCATTAACAGAAACACAAAGTGAGTGCTTACAATTGTTTAGGTTAATGGATAGTTACATAAAGAAGCGGACTATAGCAAAGAATAAGCTACATGGTGAAGAAGTTTTAGGATTTCCATCTAAACATGTTTATCATTCTTTAAACCGAAACAAGAAACATCTGGATAAAGAGATAAAAGCAATTGAAGATAAGTTGATGAGCTTAGTAAAATCCGACCAACAAGAGCAGTTAACTTTGTTAAAAACAATTCCTGGAATAGGAGATAAAACGGCATTATTTTTAATTGTAATAACCGATGGATTTAGGAAATTTGAAAAGGCATCGCAATTATGTAGCTATGTAGGAATTACGCCAACCATTCGTGAGTCAGGAAGCAGTGTAAAAGGTAGAAGTAGAATAAGTAAAGTTGGCAACAAAAAGTTGAGAAATCTATTGTTTCTCTGTGCTTTTAATGCTTGTAAAGTCAACAGGGCTTGTCGCCAAATTTATGAACGAATTGTAAATAAAGGAAAGAGTAAAAAGTTAGCATTAATAGCTGTTGCAAATAAACTTTTAAAACAGAGTTTTGCAATTGCAAAATCAGGCTTACCGTATTGTGAAACTCACGTTTCAATATTACCTAAATAA
- a CDS encoding type I phosphomannose isomerase catalytic subunit, whose translation MSAKLYPLTFKPILKDRIWGGTKLKTYLNKSINSDITGESWELSTVTNDISVVEKGPLKGKNINELIDLYSESFLGKNVVEQFGNQFPLLFKFIDAQQDLSIQLHPNDELAKKRHNSFGKTEMWYVMQADENSRIVVGFKEDSNKEEYLENLERKSLVSILNEIPVKKGDVFFLETGTIHAIGAGIVIAEIQQTSDVTYRVYDWDRVDANGKGRELHTELALDAINYSTTETKKDYKLVENESINVVDCPYFKTNVILLNEDLKRSRETDAFTVLMCTEGNFDLFHEKECYSFKMGETVLLPAVIEEIIIKGKATILEISI comes from the coding sequence ATGAGTGCAAAATTATATCCTTTAACATTTAAGCCTATTCTTAAAGATAGAATTTGGGGTGGAACCAAGTTGAAAACCTATTTAAACAAGTCAATAAACTCAGATATAACGGGTGAAAGTTGGGAGCTTTCAACGGTCACAAACGACATTAGTGTTGTTGAAAAGGGGCCTTTGAAAGGGAAGAATATAAATGAACTTATAGATTTGTATTCTGAATCTTTTTTAGGGAAAAATGTTGTAGAACAATTTGGAAATCAATTTCCTTTGCTTTTTAAATTTATAGATGCGCAACAAGATTTGTCTATTCAGTTGCATCCTAATGATGAATTAGCCAAGAAAAGACATAATTCTTTTGGAAAAACTGAAATGTGGTATGTAATGCAAGCTGATGAAAATTCTCGTATTGTTGTTGGTTTTAAGGAAGATTCAAATAAAGAAGAATATTTAGAAAATTTAGAAAGGAAATCATTGGTTTCGATTTTAAATGAGATACCAGTTAAAAAAGGAGATGTCTTTTTTCTAGAAACGGGAACTATACATGCAATTGGTGCGGGAATTGTTATTGCAGAAATTCAACAGACAAGTGATGTAACCTACAGAGTATACGATTGGGATAGAGTAGATGCTAATGGAAAAGGAAGGGAGCTACATACCGAATTGGCTCTTGATGCAATAAATTACAGTACTACAGAAACAAAGAAAGATTATAAGCTTGTAGAAAATGAATCTATAAATGTTGTTGATTGTCCTTATTTTAAAACGAATGTCATTTTGTTGAATGAAGATTTGAAACGGAGTAGAGAAACTGATGCTTTTACTGTATTAATGTGTACAGAGGGTAATTTTGATCTTTTTCATGAAAAAGAGTGTTATTCTTTTAAAATGGGAGAAACAGTACTGTTGCCAGCAGTAATTGAAGAAATTATAATTAAAGGGAAAGCAACAATTCTAGAAATTTCTATTTAA
- a CDS encoding peroxiredoxin — MALKEGDFVPDFSAKTQDGEVFNWSEYKGKAIVIYFYPKDNTPGCTTQACGFRDEYQDFKDLGAEVIGVSGDSEASHEKFAEKYRIPFVLLSDGEKKIRKLFGVPTNLFGLIPGRVTYVVDANGVIRMVFDSMKAKDHIQKAKEMLEQIK; from the coding sequence ATGGCATTAAAAGAAGGTGATTTTGTTCCAGATTTTTCAGCAAAGACACAAGATGGAGAAGTATTTAATTGGTCAGAATACAAAGGAAAGGCGATTGTTATTTATTTTTATCCAAAAGACAATACGCCAGGATGTACTACTCAAGCGTGTGGTTTTAGAGATGAATATCAGGATTTTAAAGATTTAGGAGCTGAAGTAATTGGAGTTAGTGGAGATTCAGAAGCTTCACATGAGAAATTTGCTGAAAAATATAGGATTCCTTTTGTTTTATTGTCTGATGGAGAAAAGAAAATTCGTAAATTATTCGGTGTGCCTACAAATTTATTTGGATTAATTCCCGGTAGAGTTACGTATGTTGTAGACGCTAATGGGGTTATAAGGATGGTTTTTGATAGCATGAAGGCGAAAGATCATATTCAAAAAGCAAAAGAAATGCTAGAACAAATAAAATAA
- a CDS encoding 6-pyruvoyl trahydropterin synthase family protein: MQVTVSRKAHFNAAHRLYRKDWSEEKNNEVFGKCNNPNFHGHNYDLTVSITGEVDQETGFVIDVKILSDLIKEHIENAFDHKNLNLDVEEFKDLNPTAENIAIVIWNKLRPFISLEKEMEVVLYETPRNFVTYKGK, translated from the coding sequence ATGCAAGTAACTGTTTCAAGGAAAGCACACTTTAATGCTGCTCATAGATTGTACAGAAAAGATTGGTCGGAAGAAAAAAACAATGAAGTTTTTGGTAAATGCAATAATCCTAATTTTCATGGTCATAATTATGATTTGACAGTTAGTATAACGGGAGAAGTTGATCAAGAAACAGGTTTTGTAATTGATGTTAAGATTTTATCTGACTTAATAAAAGAACATATTGAAAATGCTTTTGATCATAAAAATTTAAATTTAGATGTTGAAGAGTTTAAAGATTTAAATCCAACTGCAGAGAATATCGCAATTGTAATATGGAACAAATTAAGGCCTTTTATCTCTTTGGAAAAAGAAATGGAAGTTGTTTTGTATGAAACACCAAGGAATTTCGTAACCTATAAAGGAAAATAA
- the idi gene encoding isopentenyl-diphosphate Delta-isomerase, translating into MKEEKVILVDINDEPIGLMEKIEAHQHALLHRAFSVFILNEKNEIMLQQRAAHKYHSPLLWTNTCCSHQRPGETNLNAGKRRLMEEMGFVAELKELFHFIYKAPFDNGLTEHELDHVMIGYYNEEPNINREEVESWKWMKIEDVKEDMIVNPDIYTVWFKIIFDEFYHYLESHKI; encoded by the coding sequence ATGAAAGAAGAGAAAGTTATTTTAGTAGATATAAATGATGAACCAATTGGATTAATGGAGAAGATTGAAGCTCACCAGCATGCATTGCTACACAGAGCTTTTTCGGTCTTTATTCTTAATGAAAAGAATGAAATAATGTTGCAGCAAAGAGCAGCACATAAGTATCATTCTCCATTATTATGGACAAATACTTGTTGTAGTCATCAACGTCCAGGTGAAACGAATCTTAATGCAGGAAAAAGAAGGTTGATGGAAGAAATGGGATTTGTTGCAGAACTGAAAGAATTGTTTCATTTTATTTACAAAGCTCCATTTGATAATGGTTTAACAGAGCATGAACTCGATCACGTGATGATTGGTTATTATAATGAAGAACCAAACATTAATAGAGAAGAAGTTGAAAGTTGGAAGTGGATGAAGATTGAAGATGTTAAAGAAGACATGATTGTTAATCCAGATATTTATACAGTTTGGTTTAAAATTATTTTCGATGAATTTTATCATTACCTAGAAAGTCATAAAATATAA
- a CDS encoding cold-shock protein encodes MARPQETFNKKEQEKLRAKKRKEKQEKKEARKSNPKLKGEDLYVYVDENGHLTSTPPDPSKKIIVDAESIEIGIPKKEDIEEVDTERKGIVDFYDTSKGFGFIKELDSDNKFFFHVKGLIDEVKEGNKVTYELEKGLKGMNAVRVKKI; translated from the coding sequence ATGGCTAGACCTCAAGAAACATTTAACAAAAAAGAGCAAGAAAAACTTCGCGCTAAAAAAAGAAAAGAAAAACAAGAAAAGAAAGAAGCTAGAAAATCAAATCCGAAGTTAAAAGGTGAAGATTTGTATGTATACGTAGATGAAAATGGACACTTAACAAGTACTCCACCAGATCCTTCTAAAAAAATCATTGTAGATGCAGAAAGCATTGAGATTGGAATCCCTAAAAAAGAAGACATCGAAGAAGTTGACACAGAAAGAAAAGGAATTGTAGATTTCTATGATACTTCAAAAGGTTTTGGTTTCATTAAAGAACTAGACTCAGATAATAAATTTTTCTTCCATGTTAAAGGTTTGATTGACGAAGTCAAAGAAGGTAACAAAGTTACTTACGAACTTGAAAAAGGACTAAAAGGAATGAATGCTGTGAGAGTTAAGAAAATCTAA
- a CDS encoding NAD(P)/FAD-dependent oxidoreductase produces MPRELQFQVSPEVANNEILLVNFVAKLLQISVKEIQKVVVLKRSIDARQKSIKFNIKANVFLVDEPFFESIIELPDYPNVENAQEVVVVGAGPAGLFAALQLIELGLKPIVLERGKDVRGRRRDLKAINVDHIVNEDSNYCFGEGGAGTYSDGKLYTRSKKRGDVDRILQLLVGFGASDEILVEAHPHIGTNKLPQIIQDIREKIIACGGKVLFDTKVTDILIKNTEVDGVVLQDGSIINSKKIILATGHSARDIFELLDRKDIYIEAKPFALGVRAEHPQELIDKIQYSCDFRGDFLPPAPYSIVKQVAGRGMYSFCMCPGGVIAPCATSPGEVVTNGWSPSKRDQVTANSGIVVELRLEDFKPFEKFGALAGMEFQKSIEQKAWQLAGETQKVPAQKMVDFTQKKVSSSIPKTSYVPGTTAVELGEVFPDFLTNTMREGFAQFDKSMRGYFTNDAILHAPESRTSSPVRIPRDPISLEHVKIKGLYPCGEGAGYAGGIISAAIDGEKCALKIKESLN; encoded by the coding sequence AAAGGAAATACAGAAAGTAGTTGTTCTTAAACGATCGATAGATGCAAGACAGAAGTCGATTAAATTCAATATTAAAGCGAATGTTTTTCTTGTAGATGAACCTTTTTTTGAATCTATAATTGAATTACCCGATTATCCAAATGTAGAAAACGCTCAAGAAGTTGTAGTTGTTGGTGCTGGCCCAGCGGGATTATTTGCGGCTTTGCAGTTAATTGAATTAGGATTAAAGCCAATTGTGTTAGAAAGAGGTAAAGATGTTCGTGGGCGTCGTCGCGATTTGAAAGCAATAAATGTAGATCATATAGTAAACGAAGATTCGAACTATTGTTTTGGAGAAGGAGGAGCAGGGACATATTCCGATGGGAAACTGTATACACGCTCTAAAAAAAGAGGTGATGTGGATAGAATTCTTCAATTATTAGTTGGATTTGGGGCTTCCGATGAAATTTTAGTTGAAGCACACCCACATATTGGAACAAATAAATTACCTCAAATTATTCAAGATATTCGTGAAAAAATAATTGCTTGTGGAGGAAAAGTTTTATTTGATACTAAAGTGACTGATATTCTAATTAAGAATACTGAAGTAGATGGAGTAGTACTACAGGATGGAAGTATAATTAATTCAAAAAAAATAATTTTAGCTACAGGTCATTCGGCTCGTGATATTTTTGAATTGTTAGATAGAAAAGATATTTACATAGAGGCTAAGCCATTTGCATTGGGAGTTCGTGCGGAGCATCCTCAAGAGTTAATAGATAAAATTCAATATTCTTGTGATTTTAGAGGAGATTTTTTGCCTCCAGCTCCTTATTCTATTGTGAAACAGGTGGCAGGAAGAGGAATGTATTCGTTTTGTATGTGTCCAGGAGGAGTAATTGCTCCTTGTGCTACAAGTCCAGGGGAAGTAGTTACAAACGGGTGGTCACCTTCAAAACGAGATCAAGTAACTGCAAATTCAGGTATTGTAGTAGAATTGCGTTTGGAAGATTTTAAACCTTTTGAAAAATTTGGTGCATTAGCAGGTATGGAGTTTCAAAAATCGATAGAGCAAAAAGCTTGGCAATTAGCAGGTGAGACTCAAAAAGTTCCTGCACAAAAAATGGTCGATTTTACTCAGAAAAAAGTGTCTTCAAGTATTCCTAAAACTTCTTATGTTCCTGGAACAACAGCTGTTGAATTAGGTGAAGTGTTTCCTGATTTTTTAACTAATACTATGCGAGAAGGATTCGCTCAATTTGATAAATCGATGAGAGGATATTTTACGAACGATGCTATTTTACATGCGCCAGAAAGTAGAACGTCATCTCCAGTTAGAATTCCACGTGATCCAATTTCTTTGGAACATGTGAAAATTAAAGGATTGTATCCTTGTGGAGAAGGAGCTGGTTATGCAGGAGGAATTATTTCTGCAGCAATAGATGGAGAAAAATGTGCTTTAAAGATTAAAGAAAGTTTGAATTAG